In Pelosinus sp. UFO1, one genomic interval encodes:
- the murF gene encoding UDP-N-acetylmuramoyl-tripeptide--D-alanyl-D-alanine ligase, with the protein MAEFTVEEVCLATEGNLVNSIGLVNFTGVSTDTRTVKQGDLFIPLVGESFDGHDFIEQAIKNGASGVIFSRKNMLISKDITAIEVADTLLALQNLARFHRQRFTIPVVAITGSNGKTTTKDMAAAVLSSKFHVLKTEANYNNEIGLPLTLLQLTKQHEVAVVEMGMRGKGQIRQLANIALPTIAIITNVGETHLELLGSIENIAAAKAELLEFIPKSGLSLLNADNSYVKEMSKQVNSRVQFFGLEQGDIKAENIQMGTQNMKFSCRFAHHEFAVEIPAVGKHNVYNGLAAIALGLELGLSVEDICAGCKNFNASPMRLHIEKISDYLVINDAYNASPMSMVAAIDTLVEVAKGRTVAVLGDMLELGPVAIEAHGNIGDRLAYCQVDIVVTVGELATNIARRASACGIKKVMACANHKEAQQALQKLIEPGDTILVKGSRGMKMENIIKMFS; encoded by the coding sequence ATGGCAGAGTTTACAGTTGAAGAAGTATGTTTGGCGACAGAGGGAAACCTTGTCAATTCTATAGGGCTAGTCAACTTCACTGGTGTTTCCACAGATACCCGTACTGTGAAGCAAGGCGATTTATTTATCCCATTAGTAGGGGAAAGTTTTGATGGGCATGATTTCATTGAACAAGCAATAAAGAACGGGGCAAGTGGTGTTATATTTAGTCGTAAAAATATGCTGATTTCTAAAGATATTACGGCTATTGAGGTTGCAGATACCTTATTGGCATTGCAAAATCTAGCTCGTTTTCATCGTCAGCGCTTTACAATTCCTGTTGTAGCTATTACCGGCTCAAATGGTAAGACGACTACAAAGGATATGGCTGCAGCTGTTTTATCAAGTAAGTTTCATGTTCTTAAAACAGAAGCCAATTATAATAATGAGATTGGCTTGCCGTTAACGCTGCTACAACTTACCAAGCAACATGAAGTAGCGGTGGTAGAAATGGGTATGCGGGGTAAGGGGCAAATTCGCCAATTAGCGAACATTGCATTGCCTACCATAGCTATTATCACGAATGTTGGTGAAACTCATCTTGAGTTATTAGGTTCAATAGAGAATATTGCTGCTGCTAAGGCTGAATTGCTGGAGTTTATTCCTAAAAGTGGCTTATCCCTATTGAATGCTGATAATAGTTATGTAAAAGAAATGTCCAAACAAGTGAATAGTCGCGTCCAATTTTTTGGTTTAGAACAAGGGGATATAAAGGCAGAAAATATTCAGATGGGAACGCAAAATATGAAATTTTCATGTCGTTTTGCTCATCATGAATTTGCTGTAGAGATTCCTGCAGTTGGTAAACATAATGTTTACAATGGGTTAGCGGCTATAGCTCTCGGGCTAGAACTAGGGTTGAGTGTTGAAGATATTTGCGCTGGATGTAAAAACTTTAATGCAAGTCCTATGCGGCTACATATTGAAAAAATTAGCGACTATCTTGTCATTAATGATGCATATAATGCGAGTCCAATGTCAATGGTAGCGGCGATTGACACATTGGTTGAAGTAGCTAAGGGTAGAACGGTTGCTGTACTTGGTGATATGTTAGAATTGGGTCCGGTTGCAATAGAAGCCCATGGAAATATTGGAGATCGGTTAGCTTATTGCCAAGTTGATATAGTTGTAACGGTAGGTGAATTGGCGACTAATATTGCGCGGCGAGCTAGTGCATGCGGTATAAAAAAGGTAATGGCTTGTGCTAACCATAAAGAGGCA
- a CDS encoding UDP-N-acetylmuramoyl-L-alanyl-D-glutamate--2,6-diaminopimelate ligase, with protein sequence MKKELQELIGLLPNAVVHGETKLTIMDLAHDSRKVIAGTLFICLPGVKTDGHDYIMQAFHQGAVAILVEKDVENIPQGLTVIKVADTRAAMMMIAPHFFEYPSRKLRMIGVTGTNGKTTTTYLIKSILNKAGYKVGVIGTIQNSIGDRIVPTQNTTPDVIDLQKLLAEMVAASIDYVVMEVSSHALALNRIAGCEFDVGIFTNMTRDHLDFHVSFENYLEAKTKLFELLSIKNSYKKGKTAIINADDKAASFIIEKTMCKTITYGIDNNVDLKAQNTNIKASGAQFDIVGSFGTMSLELKITGFFNVYNVLSAVGAALAEGIDIQVIKETLEEFQSVPGRFELVDAGQPFSIIVDYAHTPDGLENILKTAQQIATKRIIVVFGCGGDRDKTKRPIMGELAAKYGDIVIATSDNPRTEDPEIILAEIENGIKGSLKEGKIYEKISDRRQAIDRALHLAELDDIVIIAGKGHENYQILKDKTISFDDKEVASAIVKEMK encoded by the coding sequence ATGAAAAAGGAATTGCAAGAATTAATAGGTTTATTACCAAACGCTGTAGTGCATGGAGAAACAAAGCTTACTATAATGGATTTAGCTCATGATTCCCGTAAAGTAATCGCCGGGACATTATTCATTTGTTTGCCTGGAGTAAAGACGGATGGGCACGATTATATAATGCAGGCTTTTCACCAAGGTGCAGTAGCCATATTGGTAGAAAAAGATGTTGAAAATATTCCCCAGGGTTTAACGGTAATAAAGGTAGCTGATACGAGGGCAGCAATGATGATGATAGCTCCTCATTTTTTTGAATACCCAAGCCGCAAATTACGTATGATTGGGGTTACAGGTACAAATGGGAAAACAACCACTACCTATTTAATTAAAAGTATATTAAATAAGGCAGGGTATAAAGTAGGGGTAATCGGCACCATTCAAAATAGCATTGGCGACCGTATAGTACCCACTCAGAATACTACACCGGATGTAATTGATTTACAAAAACTCTTAGCTGAGATGGTAGCGGCTAGTATCGATTACGTAGTGATGGAAGTATCTTCTCATGCATTGGCTCTGAATCGAATCGCTGGTTGTGAATTTGATGTAGGTATTTTTACAAATATGACACGGGATCATTTAGACTTTCATGTGTCATTTGAAAATTATCTAGAAGCAAAAACAAAACTCTTTGAATTGCTTAGCATAAAGAATAGTTACAAAAAGGGAAAGACTGCTATTATAAATGCAGATGATAAGGCGGCTTCTTTTATAATAGAAAAAACAATGTGTAAAACCATTACTTATGGGATTGACAACAATGTCGATCTTAAAGCACAGAATACAAATATTAAGGCATCAGGTGCTCAGTTTGATATTGTTGGCTCTTTTGGTACAATGTCATTAGAGCTTAAAATTACTGGATTCTTCAATGTATATAATGTATTATCTGCAGTTGGGGCAGCCTTGGCAGAAGGTATAGATATCCAGGTCATAAAAGAAACTTTAGAAGAATTCCAAAGCGTACCTGGCCGATTTGAATTAGTAGATGCAGGGCAACCATTTAGTATAATTGTAGATTATGCTCATACACCAGATGGATTAGAAAACATTTTAAAGACTGCACAGCAAATTGCTACAAAGCGTATCATAGTAGTATTTGGTTGTGGTGGTGATCGTGATAAAACGAAAAGACCGATTATGGGAGAATTAGCTGCGAAATATGGCGACATTGTAATTGCTACATCAGATAATCCAAGAACGGAAGATCCTGAAATCATTCTTGCCGAGATTGAAAATGGCATAAAGGGATCTCTAAAAGAAGGAAAAATTTATGAAAAAATTAGCGATAGGCGCCAAGCGATTGATCGTGCCTTACATTTAGCTGAATTGGATGATATAGTGATAATTGCAGGTAAGGGCCATGAAAATTATCAAATTCTTAAGGACAAAACTATTTCCTTCGATGATAAAGAGGTAGCTTCGGCAATCGTCAAGGAGATGAAATAA
- a CDS encoding stage V sporulation protein D produces MASSAHVTIRKRVTCLFLLIAVIMVALGCRLMYLQFYKSNWLTESAIDQRVRDIPVEAKRGTIYDRNGKELGVSVSTESIYAIPAEIVDVEETAAKLAAILALDRQKLTDKLKKRQAFTWVKRKVDNDIAKAVNLLNLPGIGLTQENQRYYPNDSLAAHILGFTGIDSQGLDGVELTFDSYLKGRSGSIVVEYDARGQEIPHATHQFVKPINGYNIYLTIDLVIQQIVERELEKVMQDTKAKAATIIAIEPNTGEILALANRPTYNPNQFADYDPKLWRNIAISNAYEPGSTFKILTTTAVLGEKIVSANERFFDTGSVEVQGRTIHCWKAGGHGSQSFKEVVENSCNVGFVNVGLRLGADSFYKYFTAFGLGKPTNIDLPGEAKGIVIPKSQVKPINIATMSMGQSIAVTPLQLLNAVAAVANGGQRLRPQIVREVRDKNDEVIRGFTPDIINQVVDKQAAQEVKEILESVVENGTGKNAYVEGYRIAGKTGTAQKVGEGGYMPGKYVASFAGFAPADNPQIVMVVIIDEPVGLYYGGQIAAPVFNGIMKDVLQYLKIAPKVIESHSPDDKETHIMVPSVINLLVTEAAQELKKAGLNARIEESGERVADQIPKPGSRIPKDSSVLLYTMTPRYGLGEITVPDCSGQSLREVADMLAEVGLSIKPVGVGVKATKQQPAAGSKAPPGSEITVFFE; encoded by the coding sequence TTGGCGTCATCTGCGCATGTTACTATTAGGAAAAGGGTGACTTGTCTTTTTCTATTGATTGCAGTAATTATGGTAGCACTTGGTTGTCGTCTAATGTATCTCCAATTTTATAAAAGCAATTGGTTAACAGAAAGTGCCATTGATCAGCGCGTACGAGACATTCCTGTCGAAGCTAAGCGTGGTACAATATATGATCGTAATGGTAAAGAACTCGGTGTAAGTGTGAGTACTGAGTCTATTTATGCTATACCAGCTGAAATAGTAGACGTAGAAGAGACAGCAGCCAAGTTGGCTGCTATTTTGGCGTTAGATAGGCAGAAACTAACTGACAAATTGAAGAAGCGCCAAGCCTTTACATGGGTAAAGCGTAAGGTAGATAATGATATAGCCAAAGCTGTGAACTTGCTTAATTTGCCAGGGATTGGATTAACGCAAGAAAATCAGCGTTATTACCCAAATGATAGCCTAGCAGCCCATATATTAGGATTTACAGGCATTGATAGTCAAGGGCTAGATGGGGTAGAATTAACCTTTGACAGTTATTTAAAAGGTCGTAGTGGCAGTATTGTCGTTGAGTATGATGCAAGGGGGCAGGAAATTCCTCATGCAACCCATCAATTTGTCAAACCGATTAACGGATATAATATTTATCTAACAATTGATCTTGTAATACAACAAATTGTCGAAAGAGAACTTGAGAAGGTAATGCAAGATACAAAGGCTAAGGCAGCGACGATTATAGCCATCGAACCGAACACAGGTGAAATACTAGCGTTAGCGAACCGTCCCACCTATAATCCAAATCAATTTGCAGATTATGATCCAAAGTTATGGCGTAATATTGCTATATCCAATGCGTATGAGCCTGGTTCGACCTTTAAGATTCTCACGACGACTGCAGTGCTGGGTGAGAAAATAGTATCTGCTAATGAGCGTTTTTTTGATACGGGATCTGTGGAAGTTCAAGGCCGGACAATTCATTGCTGGAAAGCTGGTGGGCATGGCAGTCAATCTTTTAAGGAGGTTGTGGAAAATTCTTGTAATGTAGGTTTTGTAAATGTTGGACTTAGGCTGGGAGCTGATTCTTTTTACAAATATTTTACTGCTTTTGGTTTAGGGAAACCTACGAATATAGATTTGCCAGGCGAAGCAAAAGGTATTGTTATACCAAAGTCACAGGTTAAGCCGATTAATATTGCGACAATGTCTATGGGGCAGAGTATCGCGGTAACACCGCTACAATTACTAAACGCAGTGGCAGCAGTTGCAAATGGTGGACAGCGGCTTAGACCACAAATCGTTCGAGAGGTTAGAGATAAAAACGATGAAGTGATTCGAGGATTCACACCAGACATAATAAATCAAGTTGTTGATAAGCAAGCTGCGCAAGAAGTTAAAGAAATTTTAGAAAGTGTTGTAGAAAACGGCACTGGTAAAAATGCTTATGTTGAGGGCTATCGAATTGCTGGTAAGACGGGTACGGCGCAAAAAGTTGGAGAAGGCGGGTATATGCCAGGTAAATATGTAGCATCTTTTGCTGGATTTGCACCAGCAGATAATCCGCAGATCGTTATGGTTGTAATTATTGATGAACCTGTGGGCTTGTATTATGGTGGTCAAATCGCCGCTCCTGTTTTTAATGGGATTATGAAAGATGTTTTACAATATTTAAAAATTGCGCCTAAAGTTATAGAATCCCATTCGCCTGATGATAAAGAAACTCATATTATGGTACCAAGTGTGATTAATTTGTTGGTTACGGAAGCTGCGCAAGAACTTAAAAAAGCTGGTTTAAATGCTAGAATTGAAGAATCAGGCGAACGAGTGGCAGATCAAATTCCAAAACCGGGAAGCCGTATTCCTAAAGATTCGAGTGTCTTGTTATATACCATGACACCACGTTATGGCTTAGGTGAGATTACAGTACCTGATTGTAGTGGTCAGTCATTGCGTGAGGTAGCTGATATGTTGGCAGAAGTTGGTCTCAGCATTAAGCCAGTGGGAGTGGGTGTAAAAGCTACTAAGCAGCAACCTGCTGCTGGTAGTAAGGCGCCGCCAGGAAGTGAGATTACTGTATTCTTTGAATAA
- the ftsL gene encoding cell division protein FtsL: MLVNKKQDWTIYQQQEVPSINKTKLVKPDIALRVKCLTTVMIVAFAAFFLTVSSEAIIRSGYELVKMKSQVVKLEKENELLQLDIAKLRSPQRIQTIATSELGMVMPQSIYRATTSESSSKLNAEKEKGMLSMVKSKGQ; this comes from the coding sequence ATGTTAGTAAATAAAAAACAAGATTGGACTATTTATCAACAGCAAGAAGTCCCATCCATTAATAAAACAAAGTTAGTGAAACCCGATATTGCTTTGCGAGTTAAGTGTTTGACAACTGTTATGATAGTAGCCTTTGCTGCCTTTTTCTTAACGGTAAGTAGTGAAGCTATTATTAGATCGGGTTATGAGTTAGTAAAGATGAAGTCGCAAGTTGTTAAACTGGAAAAGGAAAATGAGTTATTACAGTTAGATATTGCGAAACTAAGATCACCGCAACGGATTCAAACGATTGCTACTTCAGAACTTGGGATGGTGATGCCTCAAAGTATATACCGTGCAACTACTTCAGAAAGCAGCAGTAAGTTGAATGCCGAAAAGGAAAAAGGTATGCTTAGTATGGTAAAAAGCAAAGGACAATAA
- the rsmH gene encoding 16S rRNA (cytosine(1402)-N(4))-methyltransferase RsmH — protein sequence MEFHHVSVLLKESVDALVTNPEGIYVDCTLGGSGHAEQIINQLHSSGRFIGIDQDPAAIQTGKDRLANASCQIDIVQDNFQNIGRVLDELQVSKVDGILFDLGVSSHQLDIAERGFSYMQDAPLDMRMNPNSSFSAYDVVNDYEEEQLAQIIIDYGEDRWAKRIAKFIVEYRNVKPIETTGELVDIIKRAIPAAARRDGPHPAKRTFQAIRIEVNNELGILKEAFNTSIERLAIGGRLCIITFHSLEDRIAKQTMQNMAKGCICPKELPICMCTNKPKIKILGKPRIPSEAELEENPRARSAKLRVAEKVAL from the coding sequence TTGGAATTTCATCATGTAAGTGTGCTACTAAAAGAAAGTGTAGATGCGTTAGTAACAAATCCTGAAGGTATTTATGTAGATTGTACGTTAGGTGGTAGTGGACATGCTGAGCAAATAATAAATCAATTACATTCTTCAGGTCGATTTATTGGCATTGACCAGGATCCAGCTGCGATACAAACAGGTAAAGATAGACTAGCAAATGCTAGTTGTCAAATAGATATTGTACAAGATAATTTTCAAAACATAGGACGTGTCTTAGATGAACTTCAAGTTAGTAAGGTAGATGGTATCTTGTTTGATTTAGGAGTGTCATCCCACCAGCTAGATATTGCTGAAAGGGGGTTCTCTTATATGCAAGATGCTCCGCTAGATATGCGCATGAATCCCAATAGTAGCTTTTCTGCTTATGATGTTGTTAATGATTATGAGGAGGAGCAGTTGGCCCAGATTATTATAGATTATGGGGAAGATCGCTGGGCAAAGAGAATTGCAAAATTTATAGTTGAGTATCGTAATGTGAAACCAATAGAAACAACTGGCGAATTAGTAGATATAATAAAAAGGGCCATTCCTGCTGCAGCGAGGCGTGATGGGCCTCATCCTGCAAAACGTACATTTCAAGCAATTCGGATTGAAGTGAATAACGAACTGGGAATCTTAAAAGAGGCATTTAATACTTCGATTGAGAGACTTGCGATAGGTGGACGATTGTGTATCATTACGTTTCATTCTTTAGAAGATAGAATTGCAAAACAAACGATGCAGAATATGGCAAAAGGTTGCATTTGTCCGAAAGAATTACCTATATGTATGTGTACAAATAAACCAAAGATTAAAATATTAGGAAAACCTCGAATTCCATCTGAAGCAGAATTAGAAGAGAATCCACGGGCGCGAAGCGCTAAGTTGCGTGTAGCAGAAAAAGTGGCTTTATAG
- the mraZ gene encoding division/cell wall cluster transcriptional repressor MraZ, which produces MLMGEYLHSIDDKGRLILPAKFREELGESFIVTKGLDNCLFVYDRKEWAILESKLKQLPLAKPEARAFVRFFFSGGAEISCDKQGRVLLPNNLREYAQLDKDVVVIGVSNRIEIWDRTKWDNYNEQTAPTVEKIAESLVDLGI; this is translated from the coding sequence ATGTTAATGGGCGAGTACCTACATAGCATTGACGATAAGGGAAGGCTCATTTTACCTGCCAAATTTCGTGAGGAACTGGGAGAAAGTTTTATTGTCACCAAGGGCCTTGATAATTGTTTATTCGTATATGATAGAAAAGAGTGGGCTATCCTAGAAAGTAAGTTAAAACAATTACCGTTAGCAAAACCTGAAGCTAGAGCTTTTGTTCGGTTCTTTTTCTCAGGTGGAGCAGAGATTTCATGCGATAAACAAGGAAGGGTATTATTACCGAATAATCTTAGGGAATATGCGCAACTTGATAAAGATGTGGTTGTGATTGGCGTGTCCAATCGTATTGAGATATGGGACCGGACTAAGTGGGATAATTACAACGAGCAAACCGCTCCAACTGTAGAGAAAATAGCGGAGAGTCTAGTTGATTTAGGTATATAA
- a CDS encoding polysaccharide deacetylase family protein, with translation MNKRKTYITLGIILFFFCISLLKFDSTSVVASYNENNPINLQNIPILNYHKVDILNHALSVSPQEFEEQMEYLYKNGYHTITPDQLMAYLKSCKELPDKPILITFDDGYLDNYTNAYPILKKYGFTATIFLVTNLINHDDRFMTWDQVREMQKNGIVFGSHTANHKSLTTLTKEQVMSELSESRDELTRQLGKPPKYFAYPTGTYNAEIEEMVRANKYKAAFTIEYGQVGADSDLYSLQRIPIFKGQKTFRSFFIRLNGAPILEELGLIKS, from the coding sequence ATGAATAAACGAAAGACATATATTACATTGGGAATTATACTATTTTTTTTCTGTATATCACTTTTAAAATTTGATTCTACTTCGGTTGTGGCTAGTTATAATGAAAACAACCCAATTAATCTTCAGAATATACCTATTTTGAATTATCACAAAGTAGACATATTAAATCATGCGTTGTCTGTTTCGCCTCAAGAATTTGAAGAGCAGATGGAATATCTATATAAAAATGGTTACCATACTATTACACCGGATCAGCTAATGGCATATTTAAAGTCTTGCAAAGAATTGCCAGATAAACCTATTTTGATTACTTTTGATGATGGGTATCTTGATAATTATACAAATGCGTATCCAATTTTGAAAAAATATGGTTTTACCGCTACTATCTTCCTAGTAACGAATTTAATTAATCATGATGATCGATTTATGACTTGGGACCAGGTTAGAGAGATGCAAAAGAATGGTATTGTCTTTGGTTCTCACACTGCAAATCATAAATCTCTTACGACTCTCACTAAGGAACAAGTTATGAGTGAACTGAGTGAGTCTCGAGATGAATTGACTCGTCAATTGGGGAAACCACCAAAGTATTTTGCATATCCAACTGGCACCTATAACGCAGAAATTGAAGAAATGGTTAGGGCTAATAAATATAAGGCAGCATTCACGATTGAATATGGTCAAGTTGGTGCTGATAGTGATTTATATTCATTACAACGTATTCCTATTTTTAAGGGACAAAAAACCTTTCGGAGCTTTTTTATTCGGCTAAATGGTGCACCTATCTTAGAAGAGTTAGGACTAATTAAAAGTTAA
- a CDS encoding DUF1858 domain-containing protein — protein MLITEKMSILEVVEKYPQTISVFRNHGMGCFGCSAARFENIEQGASAHGIDITVLMAALNEAVESNS, from the coding sequence ATGCTTATTACTGAAAAAATGAGTATTTTAGAGGTGGTAGAGAAATATCCACAAACTATTTCTGTATTCCGTAATCATGGTATGGGATGTTTCGGCTGCTCTGCTGCACGATTTGAAAATATCGAACAAGGAGCCTCAGCCCACGGGATCGATATAACTGTACTTATGGCTGCTTTAAATGAAGCGGTAGAATCTAATTCTTAG
- a CDS encoding FeoA family protein produces the protein MVKPVPIVRLKKGNMVRVVRLLLSSEDSHLRKMAAFGILPGVLIKILQTYPVFVLEVGYTQIALDFEIAKNIIVTLE, from the coding sequence ATGGTGAAGCCTGTACCCATTGTAAGGCTTAAGAAAGGGAATATGGTACGTGTTGTAAGGCTTTTACTAAGTAGCGAAGATAGTCATTTACGAAAAATGGCTGCCTTTGGAATCTTACCGGGGGTGCTGATTAAGATTTTACAAACCTATCCTGTTTTTGTATTGGAAGTAGGATATACACAGATTGCTTTAGATTTTGAAATTGCAAAAAATATTATTGTGACATTAGAATAA
- a CDS encoding nucleoside recognition domain-containing protein: protein MVIWGVYMLVIFTGIGWLSGKLMPGTSSAFYMEIPPLRLPKLSNVFHKAFIRMWWYFVEILPVFLITSFIMWCGDRYGVLSYIISQLEPIMVLLGLPIETAQPFLLGFFRRDYGAAGLYEMCATNRLSKEQLLIASTTLTLFVPCVAQVAVMIKERGVFISMLMLLTIIFLAFIGGFVLSHLLYYWSISL, encoded by the coding sequence GTGGTAATATGGGGAGTCTATATGCTAGTCATTTTCACGGGTATTGGATGGCTGTCTGGGAAGTTAATGCCTGGAACTAGTAGTGCTTTTTATATGGAAATACCACCCCTACGTCTTCCAAAATTATCGAATGTTTTCCACAAGGCGTTCATCCGCATGTGGTGGTATTTTGTGGAAATATTGCCAGTTTTCCTCATAACGAGTTTTATTATGTGGTGTGGAGACCGATATGGAGTTTTATCTTATATTATAAGTCAACTAGAACCTATTATGGTATTACTAGGCTTGCCAATAGAAACCGCGCAGCCGTTCTTATTAGGATTTTTCCGAAGAGACTATGGGGCTGCTGGGCTATATGAGATGTGTGCTACGAATCGCCTAAGTAAAGAACAGCTATTGATTGCTAGTACGACATTAACACTATTTGTACCATGTGTAGCGCAAGTTGCGGTAATGATAAAGGAAAGAGGAGTATTTATCTCCATGTTAATGCTATTAACTATCATTTTTTTAGCTTTTATTGGCGGATTCGTACTATCTCATTTACTATACTATTGGTCAATTAGCTTATAG
- a CDS encoding YitT family protein codes for MLLIGSIFTAIGLEEFLVPNQIIDGGIVGISIMASHLTGMPLSLFLVLLNLPFLYLGYTQIGKTFAISTVFSILSLSYWVSIFHPITEVTRDLFLSATFGGIVVGIGVGIIIRYGGSLDGTEIVAILLGKKSGFSIGEIVMFFNLFILGSAGFVFSWDKAMYSLVAYFIAFKVIDITIEGLDESKGILIVTEAPDEIADALMARLGRGVTIFHGEGGYSGESKKILYSVITRLEIAKLKTIVQEKDETAFVTVTDVHDVMGGRVKKKSIH; via the coding sequence ATGCTTTTAATCGGCTCTATTTTTACTGCCATTGGACTAGAAGAATTTTTAGTGCCTAACCAAATCATTGATGGCGGTATTGTAGGAATATCTATTATGGCAAGTCATTTGACTGGCATGCCATTAAGTCTGTTCTTGGTGCTGTTAAACCTACCTTTTTTATATTTGGGATATACGCAAATTGGAAAAACGTTTGCCATTTCAACCGTTTTCTCAATTTTATCTTTATCCTACTGGGTCTCAATATTTCATCCCATTACTGAAGTTACTAGAGATCTATTTTTATCGGCTACTTTTGGGGGAATCGTCGTTGGAATCGGTGTCGGCATAATTATCAGGTATGGGGGATCTTTAGATGGGACGGAGATAGTCGCCATTTTGCTAGGGAAAAAATCAGGATTTTCTATTGGTGAAATCGTTATGTTTTTTAATCTTTTTATTTTGGGCAGTGCAGGTTTCGTTTTTAGCTGGGATAAAGCCATGTATTCCTTAGTAGCGTATTTTATTGCTTTTAAAGTGATTGACATAACGATTGAAGGGTTAGATGAATCGAAAGGAATTCTGATTGTTACAGAAGCTCCTGACGAAATTGCAGATGCGCTAATGGCTCGTCTAGGGAGAGGTGTAACCATTTTTCATGGCGAAGGCGGTTATTCGGGAGAATCTAAAAAGATTCTATATTCCGTCATTACACGTCTTGAAATAGCCAAACTCAAAACGATTGTGCAAGAAAAAGATGAAACTGCTTTCGTTACAGTAACGGATGTACATGATGTCATGGGAGGCAGAGTCAAAAAGAAGTCAATCCATTAA